A section of the Sphingomonas ginsenosidivorax genome encodes:
- a CDS encoding fumarylacetoacetate hydrolase family protein, protein MKLASLKSGRDGALVVVSTDLAWCADAAHIAPTLQAALDDWDALAPALENLSIDLEHEMIPMRRFHEHGAASPLPRAYQWADGSAYVNHVALVRQARAAEMPDSFWHDPLMYQGGSDGFLGPRDPIPLADESWGCDMEAEVVVVTGDVPLGATRDEALAAIRLVGLTNDVSLRNLIPGELGKGFGFFQSKPASAFSPVFVTPDALGDWWRDGKLHRRLMVDLNGQPFGRAEAGEDMTFDFGTLVAHAAKTRALGAGTIVGSGTVSNRGPDGGPGKTIAAGGVGYSCLAELRTIETIEGGKPVTPFLKAGDTVKIWAEDDKHRPIFGTIEQVVG, encoded by the coding sequence ATGAAGCTGGCCAGCCTCAAGAGCGGACGCGACGGTGCGCTCGTCGTGGTGTCGACCGATCTCGCCTGGTGCGCCGACGCCGCGCATATCGCGCCGACGCTGCAGGCCGCGCTCGACGACTGGGACGCGCTGGCGCCCGCGCTCGAGAATCTCTCGATCGATCTCGAGCACGAGATGATCCCGATGCGGCGGTTCCACGAACATGGCGCGGCGTCGCCGCTGCCGCGCGCGTATCAATGGGCGGACGGATCGGCCTATGTGAACCATGTCGCGCTGGTGCGCCAGGCGCGCGCGGCGGAGATGCCCGACAGCTTCTGGCACGACCCGCTGATGTACCAGGGCGGGTCGGACGGGTTCCTGGGGCCCCGCGATCCGATCCCGCTCGCCGACGAGTCCTGGGGCTGCGACATGGAGGCCGAGGTGGTCGTCGTCACCGGCGACGTGCCGCTGGGCGCGACGCGCGACGAGGCGCTGGCGGCGATCCGGCTGGTCGGGCTGACCAACGACGTCTCCCTGCGTAACCTGATCCCCGGCGAGCTCGGCAAGGGCTTCGGCTTCTTCCAGTCGAAACCCGCCAGCGCCTTCTCGCCGGTGTTCGTGACGCCGGACGCGCTCGGCGACTGGTGGCGGGACGGCAAGCTGCACCGCAGGCTGATGGTCGACCTCAACGGCCAGCCGTTCGGCCGCGCCGAGGCGGGCGAGGACATGACGTTCGACTTCGGCACGCTCGTCGCGCACGCCGCCAAGACCCGCGCACTGGGCGCGGGGACGATCGTCGGGTCGGGCACCGTGTCCAACCGCGGGCCCGATGGCGGTCCGGGCAAGACGATCGCGGCGGGCGGCGTCGGCTATTCCTGCCTCGCCGAACTGCGCACGATCGAGACGATCGAGGGCGGCAAGCCGGTGACGCCGTTCCTGAAGGCCGGCGACACGGTGAAGATCTGGGCCGAGGACGACAAGCACCGGCCGATCTTCGGGACGATCGAGCAGGTGGTGGGGTAA
- a CDS encoding 3-methyl-2-oxobutanoate dehydrogenase (2-methylpropanoyl-transferring) subunit alpha, with protein MATEHLRANLQPLSLHVPEPKFRPGDAVDFAAVDVPPAGAARRPDTADKPDSFHDLAYTLIRVLDDQGNAVGPWDPKLSPDVLRRMLRSMVLLRAFDERMFRAQRQGKTSFYMKALGEEAVAVSAAYALDYDDMCFPSYRQQGLLIARNWSLVDMMNQIYSNSADRLQGKQLPIMYSVKEAGFFSISGNLTTQYPQAVGWAMASAAKGDTRIAATWCGEGSTAEGDFHSACTFASVYRAPVIFNVVNNQWAISSFSGFAGAESTTFAARAIGYGIAGLRVDGNDALAVYAATQWAAERARTNQGPTLIEHFTYRTEGHSTSDDPGQYRSAGEPTAWPLGDPIVRLKDHLIAIGEWDEDRHAAQDKDVADEVKAAQKEAEKNGILGHGLHQPLDTLFDGVFEEMPWHLREQQAQMIAEETASGRPWDRK; from the coding sequence GTGGCGACCGAGCATTTGCGCGCCAATCTGCAGCCGTTGTCGCTGCATGTGCCAGAACCGAAATTCCGCCCCGGCGACGCCGTGGACTTCGCCGCCGTCGACGTACCGCCCGCAGGCGCCGCGCGCCGCCCGGATACCGCCGACAAGCCCGACAGCTTCCACGACCTGGCCTACACGCTGATCCGCGTGCTGGACGACCAGGGGAACGCGGTCGGGCCCTGGGACCCCAAGCTTTCGCCCGACGTGCTGCGCCGTATGCTGCGCAGCATGGTTTTGCTGCGCGCGTTCGACGAGCGCATGTTCCGTGCACAACGACAGGGCAAGACGAGCTTCTACATGAAGGCGCTGGGCGAGGAGGCGGTCGCGGTGTCGGCGGCCTATGCGCTCGATTACGACGACATGTGCTTCCCGTCCTACCGCCAGCAGGGCCTGCTGATCGCGCGGAACTGGAGCCTCGTCGACATGATGAACCAGATCTATTCGAACAGCGCCGACCGCCTGCAGGGCAAGCAGCTGCCGATCATGTATTCGGTCAAGGAAGCCGGGTTCTTCTCGATCTCGGGCAACCTCACGACGCAATATCCGCAGGCCGTCGGCTGGGCGATGGCGAGCGCGGCCAAGGGCGACACGCGGATCGCGGCGACCTGGTGCGGCGAGGGATCGACCGCAGAGGGCGACTTCCACTCGGCGTGCACCTTCGCCAGCGTCTACCGTGCGCCGGTGATCTTCAACGTCGTCAACAACCAGTGGGCGATCTCCAGCTTTTCGGGGTTCGCCGGCGCGGAATCGACGACCTTCGCGGCGCGCGCGATCGGCTACGGCATCGCCGGGCTGCGCGTCGACGGCAACGACGCGCTCGCGGTCTATGCGGCGACGCAGTGGGCGGCCGAGCGCGCGCGGACCAACCAGGGGCCGACGCTGATCGAGCATTTCACCTATCGCACCGAAGGCCATTCGACCTCCGATGATCCCGGCCAGTATCGCAGCGCGGGCGAGCCGACAGCGTGGCCGCTCGGCGACCCGATCGTGCGGCTGAAGGACCACCTGATCGCGATCGGCGAATGGGACGAAGACCGCCACGCGGCGCAGGACAAGGATGTCGCCGACGAGGTGAAGGCGGCGCAGAAGGAAGCCGAAAAGAACGGCATCCTCGGCCACGGCCTGCACCAGCCGCTCGACACGCTGTTCGACGGCGTGTTCGAGGAAATGCCCTGGCACCTGCGCGAGCAGCAAGCGCAGATGATCGCAGAAGAGACGGCGTCCGGCCGTCCGTGGGATCGCAAGTGA
- a CDS encoding NAD(P)/FAD-dependent oxidoreductase produces the protein MTESYDVLIVGAGHAGAQAAIALRQRKFAGTIAMVGDERELPYERPPLSKDYLAGDKPFERILIRPAAFWAEREIVTILGNRVETVDPVAKTVTLGDGAVIGYGALIWATGGSPRRLTCTGNALRGVHAVRNRADVDRMIAELPDVTRIVVIGGGYIGLEAAAVLTKMGKPVTVLEAQDRVLARVAGEPLSRFFEAEHRAHGVEIRLNVTVACIEERDGAAVGVRLADDTILDCEMVIVGIGIEPAVAAVLAAGADGGNGVAVDAQCRTSLPDVYAIGDCAAHANRFADCATIRLESVQNANDQANTVAKLLTGAPEPYDAVPWFWSHQYDLKLQTVGLSIGHDAAIVRGDPAARAFSVVYLKAGRVVALDCVNATRDYVQGRALVERGAIVDPVPLADAAVPLKTLA, from the coding sequence ATGACCGAGAGCTATGACGTCCTGATCGTCGGCGCCGGGCATGCCGGCGCGCAGGCCGCGATCGCGCTACGCCAGCGCAAGTTCGCCGGCACCATCGCGATGGTCGGCGACGAACGCGAACTCCCCTATGAGCGCCCGCCACTGTCGAAGGACTATCTGGCGGGGGACAAGCCGTTCGAGCGCATCCTGATCCGCCCGGCCGCCTTCTGGGCGGAGCGCGAGATCGTGACGATCCTCGGCAACCGGGTCGAGACGGTCGATCCAGTCGCGAAGACGGTCACGCTCGGGGACGGGGCCGTGATCGGCTATGGCGCGCTGATCTGGGCGACCGGTGGGTCGCCCCGGCGGCTGACCTGCACCGGCAACGCGCTGCGCGGCGTGCATGCGGTGCGCAACCGCGCCGATGTCGACCGGATGATCGCCGAACTGCCCGACGTGACGCGGATCGTGGTGATCGGCGGCGGCTATATCGGGCTCGAGGCCGCGGCGGTGCTGACCAAGATGGGCAAGCCGGTGACCGTGCTGGAAGCGCAGGACCGCGTGCTCGCGCGCGTCGCCGGAGAGCCGCTGTCGCGCTTCTTCGAGGCCGAGCACCGCGCGCACGGCGTCGAGATCCGGCTGAACGTGACGGTCGCGTGTATCGAGGAACGCGACGGGGCGGCGGTCGGCGTCCGGCTCGCGGACGACACCATCCTCGATTGCGAAATGGTGATCGTCGGGATCGGCATCGAGCCCGCCGTCGCAGCCGTGCTGGCGGCCGGCGCGGACGGCGGGAACGGCGTCGCGGTCGATGCGCAGTGCCGCACCTCGCTGCCCGACGTGTACGCCATCGGCGACTGCGCCGCGCATGCGAACCGCTTCGCCGACTGCGCGACGATCCGGCTGGAATCGGTGCAGAACGCGAACGACCAGGCGAACACCGTCGCCAAGCTGCTGACCGGCGCGCCCGAGCCCTATGACGCGGTGCCGTGGTTCTGGTCGCATCAATACGACCTGAAGCTGCAGACCGTCGGCCTGTCGATCGGCCACGACGCCGCGATCGTCCGCGGCGACCCGGCCGCGCGCGCCTTTTCGGTGGTCTATCTGAAGGCGGGGCGGGTGGTCGCGCTCGACTGCGTCAACGCCACGCGCGACTATGTCCAGGGACGTGCGCTGGTCGAGCGCGGTGCGATCGTCGACCCCGTGCCGCTCGCCGACGCCGCGGTTCCGCTCAAGACGCTGGCGTAG
- a CDS encoding TonB-dependent receptor → MIRHTSSLFALAAALFATAPASAQSTEIAALDTAAPETASEPDTASAIVVTAKTTRSATAIAQAEIQKILPGISPPKAIQTLPGVLYITADPWGYNEQNAQIFIHGFAGNQLGYTMDGVPLGDQSYGNYNGLSPQRAVISENVGRIVVATGAGDLATASNSNLGGTVETFSSNPLAKLGVQATQTVGSYDTSRTFVRIDTGTFGGTNSAYVSGARQRARAWDFDGIQGGYQANAKFVHDDHVGKLTLYFDYNDFTQPNEDATVFFKPSAGGTASAVQLYTPYTKPFFYPDFTTYRGSYLSPLGNSPSAEGGNYRNYYSDAQRTDYLGYARYDAHLSQHVTWSTTGYFHHNDGAGVVAGPLGQSITTAQAYLDPAYATLPSNCRFTSNANGIRPAACTALTAAQASASGAALVAATGGSGLITRTTEYRIDREGVISALAIDAGAHKVELGGWFEHNSTTQWRRWYGVDVNNPASSTPYIRPLEAAAPLFTQYQGDARINTLQLHVQDTWQALDQLVVQAGFKTSAQWADGRFPVQPRLGSLSGLTGGLPEGKINTLRWFLPAAGATYDFNGHEEVYFNAQKNLRQYPAYLAGGGGPWFTGSQAAFDAFAADGKPESSWTYEGGLRTKRGFGGDVRLEAQVNYYHVVFDNRLLAISTNPGGIAGGAITGGTSILVNVGSVKTDGVDAAFTLHLGRAFSLYNATSYNLSKYQSDYTSTATGIGGATDSCIGGFLVTNGVVPTCGKQLPGTPKWMNKTVATLAGGPFEAQLIGDYVGRRFATFSNDASVASYFLTSLRVAARLPEGTLPLSKLELALNVTNLTDKKGASTLSVGSATNSYSAYPIAPRQWFLTLSAAY, encoded by the coding sequence ATGATCCGACACACTTCGAGCCTGTTCGCGCTCGCCGCCGCCTTGTTCGCGACCGCGCCCGCCTCTGCCCAGTCAACGGAAATCGCGGCGCTCGATACGGCCGCGCCCGAAACCGCCTCAGAGCCCGACACAGCCTCGGCGATCGTCGTCACGGCGAAGACGACCCGCTCGGCCACCGCGATCGCGCAGGCCGAGATCCAGAAGATCCTGCCCGGCATCTCGCCGCCGAAGGCGATCCAGACGCTGCCCGGCGTGCTCTACATCACCGCCGATCCCTGGGGGTATAACGAGCAGAACGCGCAGATCTTCATTCACGGGTTCGCGGGTAACCAGCTCGGCTACACGATGGACGGCGTGCCCCTCGGCGACCAGAGCTATGGCAACTATAACGGCCTGTCGCCGCAGCGCGCGGTGATCTCGGAGAATGTCGGGCGAATCGTCGTCGCGACCGGCGCGGGCGATCTCGCGACCGCATCGAACAGCAATCTCGGCGGCACGGTCGAGACCTTCTCGTCCAACCCGCTCGCCAAACTGGGCGTCCAGGCGACGCAGACCGTCGGTAGCTACGACACGTCACGCACCTTCGTGCGGATCGACACCGGCACCTTCGGCGGCACCAACAGCGCCTATGTCTCGGGCGCACGCCAGCGCGCCCGCGCCTGGGATTTCGACGGCATCCAGGGCGGCTACCAGGCCAATGCCAAGTTCGTGCACGACGACCATGTCGGCAAGCTGACGCTCTATTTCGACTATAACGACTTCACCCAGCCGAACGAGGACGCGACCGTCTTCTTCAAGCCCTCGGCCGGCGGCACGGCGAGCGCGGTGCAGCTCTACACGCCCTATACCAAGCCGTTCTTCTATCCCGATTTCACCACCTACCGCGGCAGCTATCTGAGCCCGCTCGGCAACAGCCCGAGCGCCGAGGGCGGCAACTACCGCAACTATTATTCCGACGCGCAGCGCACCGACTATCTCGGCTATGCCCGCTACGACGCGCATCTGTCGCAGCACGTCACCTGGTCGACCACCGGCTATTTCCATCACAATGACGGCGCCGGCGTCGTCGCCGGCCCGCTCGGCCAGTCGATCACCACCGCGCAGGCCTATCTCGACCCCGCCTATGCGACGCTGCCGAGCAACTGCCGCTTCACCAGCAACGCCAACGGCATCAGGCCCGCCGCCTGCACCGCGCTGACCGCGGCGCAGGCGAGCGCGTCGGGCGCGGCCTTGGTCGCGGCGACCGGCGGATCGGGGCTGATCACGCGTACCACCGAATACCGCATCGACCGCGAAGGCGTGATCTCGGCGCTCGCGATCGACGCCGGCGCGCACAAGGTCGAGCTCGGTGGCTGGTTCGAGCACAACAGCACGACGCAGTGGCGCCGCTGGTACGGCGTCGACGTCAACAACCCGGCATCGAGCACGCCGTACATCCGCCCGCTCGAGGCCGCCGCGCCGCTGTTCACGCAATATCAGGGCGACGCGCGGATCAACACGCTGCAGCTCCACGTCCAGGACACCTGGCAGGCGCTCGACCAGCTGGTCGTCCAGGCCGGCTTCAAGACCAGCGCGCAATGGGCCGACGGGCGCTTCCCGGTACAGCCCAGGCTCGGCTCGCTGTCGGGGCTGACCGGCGGCCTGCCCGAGGGCAAGATCAACACGCTGCGCTGGTTCCTGCCCGCCGCCGGCGCGACCTACGACTTCAACGGCCATGAAGAGGTCTATTTCAACGCGCAGAAGAACCTGCGGCAATATCCCGCCTATCTCGCCGGCGGCGGCGGCCCGTGGTTCACCGGCAGCCAGGCGGCGTTCGACGCGTTCGCCGCGGACGGCAAGCCCGAGAGCAGCTGGACCTATGAAGGCGGTCTGCGCACCAAGCGCGGCTTCGGCGGCGACGTCCGGCTCGAGGCGCAGGTCAATTACTACCACGTCGTGTTCGACAACCGCCTGCTCGCGATCTCGACCAATCCCGGCGGCATCGCCGGCGGCGCGATCACCGGGGGCACGTCGATCCTGGTCAATGTCGGCTCGGTCAAGACCGACGGCGTCGACGCAGCCTTCACATTGCACCTCGGCCGCGCCTTCTCGCTCTACAACGCCACGTCGTACAACCTGTCGAAATACCAGAGCGACTATACCTCGACCGCGACCGGGATCGGCGGCGCGACGGACAGCTGCATCGGCGGCTTTCTCGTCACCAACGGGGTCGTGCCGACCTGTGGCAAACAGCTGCCCGGCACGCCGAAATGGATGAACAAGACCGTCGCCACGCTCGCAGGAGGCCCGTTCGAGGCGCAGCTGATCGGCGACTATGTCGGGCGACGCTTCGCCACCTTCAGCAACGATGCGAGCGTCGCGTCGTATTTCCTGACGTCGCTGCGGGTCGCGGCGCGGCTTCCGGAAGGGACGCTGCCGCTCAGCAAGCTCGAGCTGGCGCTGAACGTGACCAACCTCACCGACAAGAAGGGTGCGTCGACGCTGTCGGTCGGATCGGCCACCAACAGCTACTCGGCCTATCCGATCGCGCCGCGGCAGTGGTTCCTGACGCTGTCGGCGGCGTATTAA
- a CDS encoding GFA family protein produces the protein MTARKATCRCGQLTVVCTGDPVRISVCHCLACQKRSGSAFAAQARYPDAQVCLTGEFREWSHTGDSGSRATFRFCGTCGATISFSNESLPGTTAIPIGAFADPAFPPPLFSVYEDRKHNWVAILGDAIDRYR, from the coding sequence ATGACCGCTCGCAAGGCAACCTGTCGCTGTGGCCAGCTGACCGTCGTCTGTACGGGCGATCCCGTCCGCATCTCGGTCTGCCATTGCCTCGCCTGCCAGAAACGGTCCGGCAGCGCGTTCGCGGCGCAGGCACGCTACCCCGATGCACAAGTCTGCCTGACGGGCGAGTTCCGCGAATGGTCGCACACCGGCGACAGCGGCTCGCGGGCCACCTTCCGGTTCTGCGGTACCTGCGGCGCGACGATATCGTTCTCGAACGAGAGCCTGCCGGGCACGACCGCGATCCCGATCGGGGCGTTCGCGGACCCCGCGTTCCCGCCGCCGCTCTTCTCCGTCTATGAGGATCGCAAGCATAACTGGGTCGCGATCCTCGGCGACGCGATCGACCGCTATCGCTGA
- a CDS encoding zinc-binding alcohol dehydrogenase family protein translates to MRAIGYTRSLPIDDPQSLVDIDLPKPEATGRDLLVAVKAVSVNPVDAKIRQRRVDADGAWQVLGWDAAGVVEAVGPDVTGFAIGDAVYYAGALDRPGTNAEYHLVDERLVGAKPASLDWAQAAALPLTAITAWEVLFDRLAVNTPVPGGRRAILIVGGGGGVGSIAVQLARTLTDLTVIATASRDETRDWVRDLGAHHVIDHGKPLAAQVEALGLGAPEFVFSTTHTDSHLAEIVDLIAPQGRFALIDDPEVLDVVPFKQKSVSIHWELMFTRSLFETADMGEQGLILAEVARLVDAGRLRTTLGEALGAINAANLRRAHARVESHTAKGKVVLEGFG, encoded by the coding sequence ATGCGTGCCATCGGCTATACCCGCTCGCTCCCCATCGACGACCCACAGTCGCTGGTCGACATCGACCTCCCCAAGCCCGAAGCGACGGGCCGCGACCTACTCGTCGCGGTGAAGGCGGTGTCGGTGAACCCGGTCGACGCCAAGATCCGCCAGCGCCGCGTGGACGCGGACGGGGCGTGGCAGGTGCTCGGCTGGGACGCGGCGGGGGTGGTCGAGGCGGTCGGGCCCGACGTCACCGGTTTCGCGATCGGCGATGCGGTCTACTACGCCGGCGCGCTCGACCGGCCGGGGACCAATGCCGAATATCACTTGGTCGACGAGCGGCTGGTCGGCGCCAAGCCGGCCTCGCTCGACTGGGCGCAGGCGGCGGCGTTGCCGCTGACCGCGATCACCGCGTGGGAGGTGCTGTTCGACCGGCTGGCCGTCAACACGCCGGTGCCGGGCGGTCGCCGGGCGATCCTGATCGTCGGGGGCGGGGGCGGGGTCGGCTCGATCGCGGTGCAGCTCGCGCGGACGCTGACCGACCTGACCGTGATCGCCACCGCCTCGCGCGACGAGACGCGCGACTGGGTTCGCGATCTAGGGGCGCATCACGTGATCGACCACGGCAAGCCGCTCGCCGCGCAGGTCGAGGCACTGGGCCTGGGCGCGCCCGAGTTCGTGTTCTCGACAACGCATACCGATTCGCATCTGGCGGAGATCGTCGACCTGATCGCGCCGCAGGGGCGGTTCGCGCTGATCGACGACCCCGAGGTGCTCGACGTCGTGCCGTTCAAGCAGAAATCGGTGTCGATTCACTGGGAGCTGATGTTCACCCGGTCGCTGTTCGAGACCGCGGACATGGGCGAGCAGGGCCTGATCCTCGCCGAAGTCGCGCGACTGGTCGATGCGGGCCGGCTGAGGACCACGCTCGGCGAGGCTCTCGGGGCGATCAATGCCGCGAACCTGCGCCGTGCGCATGCGCGAGTCGAAAGCCATACGGCCAAGGGCAAGGTCGTGCTCGAGGGGTTCGGCTGA
- a CDS encoding toxic anion resistance protein, giving the protein MATTPDTLSPEKELVLTPPDPVPTVSAERAAGLVPVDSGVKSQLDERVAGFVSDLVAQDVNSPEFGKRVDAITAMGAKEIREAAGQSNRFLDRPVKAMDQETGVGKDLAALRRVVEDLDPGKKGNLTAPQKLFGIIPFGSKMRNYFDGYKSSQTHIAQILKSLSSGKDELLMDNAAIDTERSNLWAAMGRLEQMIHLSKTMDARLEDVANELDHTDPAKAKAIRETALFYTRQRTQDLLTQMAVTVQGYLALDLVKKNNVELVKGVDRASTTTVSALRTAVTVAQALTNQRLVLEQITALNTTTANIIDSTGKLLKSQTATIHEQAAASTIPLETLQRAFQNIYDTMDAIDTFKLKALDSMKTTVGALSNEVDKSRGYIARAEGATQGSLNGPGPQFKLESL; this is encoded by the coding sequence ATGGCGACGACCCCCGACACGCTGAGCCCCGAGAAAGAGCTCGTGCTGACACCGCCCGATCCCGTGCCCACGGTCTCGGCCGAACGCGCCGCCGGGCTCGTCCCCGTCGATTCCGGCGTGAAGTCGCAGCTCGACGAACGCGTCGCGGGCTTCGTCAGCGACCTCGTCGCCCAGGACGTGAACTCCCCCGAATTCGGCAAGCGCGTCGACGCGATCACCGCGATGGGCGCCAAGGAGATCCGCGAGGCCGCCGGCCAATCGAACCGCTTCCTCGACCGCCCGGTCAAGGCGATGGATCAGGAGACCGGCGTCGGCAAGGACCTCGCCGCGCTGCGCCGCGTCGTCGAGGATCTCGACCCCGGCAAGAAGGGCAACCTCACCGCGCCGCAGAAGCTGTTCGGGATCATCCCGTTCGGCAGCAAGATGCGCAATTATTTCGACGGCTACAAATCGTCGCAGACGCACATCGCGCAGATCCTGAAGAGCCTGTCCTCGGGCAAGGACGAGCTGCTGATGGACAATGCCGCGATCGATACCGAGCGCAGCAACCTGTGGGCGGCGATGGGGCGGCTCGAACAGATGATCCATCTGTCGAAGACGATGGACGCGAGACTCGAGGACGTCGCGAACGAGCTCGACCACACCGACCCCGCCAAGGCCAAGGCGATCCGCGAGACCGCGCTCTTCTACACGCGCCAGCGAACGCAGGACCTGCTGACTCAGATGGCGGTGACCGTGCAGGGCTATCTCGCGCTCGATCTGGTGAAGAAGAACAATGTCGAGCTGGTGAAGGGCGTCGACCGCGCCTCGACCACCACCGTGTCCGCGCTGCGCACCGCAGTGACGGTGGCGCAGGCGCTGACCAACCAGCGGCTGGTGCTCGAACAGATCACCGCGCTCAACACCACGACCGCGAACATCATCGATTCGACCGGCAAGCTGCTGAAGTCGCAGACCGCGACGATCCACGAACAGGCCGCCGCGTCGACCATCCCGCTCGAGACGCTGCAGCGCGCGTTCCAGAACATCTACGACACGATGGACGCGATCGACACGTTCAAGCTGAAGGCGCTCGACAGCATGAAGACCACGGTCGGCGCGCTGTCGAACGAGGTCGACAAGTCGCGCGGCTATATCGCGCGCGCCGAGGGCGCGACGCAGGGGTCGCTGAACGGCCCGGGCCCGCAGTTCAAGCTGGAGTCGCTCTGA
- the typA gene encoding translational GTPase TypA — translation MSLRNVAIIAHVDHGKTTLVDQLFRQSGTFRDNQRIEERAMDSNDLEKERGITILAKPTSVDWTPPGESESIRINIVDTPGHADFGGEVERILSMVDGVVLLVDSSEGAMPQTKFVTGKALALGLKPIVVVNKVDRNDARIQEVLDEVFDLFVSLDANDDQLDFPVLYASGRNGYASTDMDAREGTLIPMFETIVKHVPAPKVEVEGVPFTFLVTLLDRDPFLGRILTGRVNSGSIKINTPIHALNNDGKIIETGRASKILSFRGLDRVPVDEAKAGDIISLAGLSVATVADTIADITVTEPLHAQPIDPPTLSMRFAVNDSPMAGREGTKVTSRMIRERLFREAESNVAVKVTEASDKDSFEVAGRGELQLGVLIETMRREGFELGISRPRVLFGEDEDGKKTEPYETVIIDVDEEHSGTVVEKMNLRKAELTDMRPSTGGKTRITFSAPSRGMIGYHGEFLSDTRGTGIMNRLFEKYGPHKGNIEGRKNGVLISNGSGEANNYALGPLEERGILFVGHGEALYEGMIVGENAKPDDLEVNPMKTKALTNFRASGGKDDQVRLTPPKRATLEQAIAYIDDDEMVEVTPKSIRLRKRFLDANERKRASRAKQSA, via the coding sequence ATGAGCCTCCGCAATGTGGCGATCATCGCGCACGTCGATCACGGCAAGACGACGCTAGTCGACCAGCTCTTCCGCCAGTCCGGCACCTTCCGCGACAACCAGCGCATCGAAGAGCGCGCGATGGACTCGAACGACCTCGAGAAGGAGCGTGGGATCACGATTCTCGCCAAGCCGACCTCGGTCGACTGGACGCCCCCGGGCGAGAGCGAGAGCATCCGCATCAACATCGTCGACACCCCCGGCCACGCCGATTTCGGCGGCGAAGTCGAGCGCATCCTGTCGATGGTCGACGGCGTCGTCCTGCTGGTCGATTCGTCGGAAGGCGCGATGCCGCAGACCAAGTTCGTGACCGGCAAGGCGCTGGCCCTCGGCCTCAAGCCGATCGTCGTCGTCAACAAGGTCGACCGCAACGACGCGCGCATCCAGGAAGTGCTCGACGAGGTGTTCGACCTGTTCGTGTCGCTCGATGCGAACGACGACCAGCTCGATTTCCCGGTGCTCTACGCATCGGGTCGTAACGGCTATGCCTCGACCGACATGGACGCGCGCGAAGGCACGCTGATCCCGATGTTCGAGACGATCGTGAAGCACGTGCCCGCGCCGAAGGTCGAGGTCGAGGGCGTGCCCTTCACCTTCCTCGTCACGTTGCTCGACCGCGATCCGTTCCTCGGCCGCATCCTGACCGGCCGCGTGAATTCGGGCTCGATCAAGATCAACACCCCGATCCATGCGCTCAACAACGACGGCAAGATCATCGAGACCGGCCGTGCGTCGAAGATCCTGTCGTTCCGTGGCCTCGATCGCGTTCCCGTCGACGAAGCCAAGGCGGGTGACATCATTTCGCTCGCCGGCCTGTCGGTCGCGACCGTCGCCGACACGATCGCGGACATCACCGTGACCGAGCCGCTGCACGCGCAGCCGATCGATCCCCCCACGCTGTCGATGCGCTTTGCCGTGAACGATTCGCCGATGGCGGGCCGCGAGGGCACCAAGGTGACCAGCCGCATGATCCGCGAGCGGCTGTTCCGCGAAGCCGAGTCGAACGTCGCCGTGAAGGTGACCGAGGCGTCTGACAAGGACAGCTTCGAAGTCGCCGGCCGCGGCGAGCTCCAGCTCGGCGTGCTGATCGAGACGATGCGCCGCGAGGGCTTCGAGCTCGGCATCAGCCGCCCGCGCGTGCTGTTCGGCGAGGATGAGGACGGCAAGAAGACCGAGCCGTACGAGACCGTGATCATCGACGTCGACGAGGAGCATTCGGGCACCGTCGTCGAGAAGATGAACCTGCGTAAGGCCGAGCTGACCGACATGCGTCCGTCGACCGGCGGCAAGACCCGGATCACCTTCTCGGCACCGTCGCGCGGGATGATCGGCTATCACGGCGAGTTCCTGTCGGACACGCGCGGCACGGGCATCATGAACCGGCTGTTCGAGAAGTACGGTCCGCACAAGGGCAACATCGAGGGCCGCAAGAACGGCGTGCTGATCTCGAACGGGTCGGGCGAAGCGAACAACTACGCGCTGGGTCCGCTCGAAGAGCGCGGCATCCTGTTCGTGGGACACGGCGAGGCGCTCTATGAGGGCATGATCGTCGGCGAGAACGCCAAGCCGGACGACCTCGAGGTCAACCCGATGAAGACCAAGGCGCTGACCAACTTCCGCGCCTCGGGCGGCAAGGACGACCAGGTCCGCCTGACCCCGCCGAAGCGCGCGACGCTGGAGCAGGCGATCGCGTACATCGACGACGACGAGATGGTCGAAGTCACGCCGAAGTCGATCCGCCTGCGCAAGCGGTTCCTGGACGCGAACGAGCGCAAGCGCGCGAGCCGGGCTAAGCAGAGCGCCTGA